tttcacgctttggtgttaatgctaGTACATGATGACGCTGTTTGCTTGCAGGTTAACGGGGGGATGTTAATAATGTTGTGCtcattgctgatgtgaggggCTGTGGGGGTATTAGGGTTGGTAATCTGTATTAGATACCACAGCTCCTTGCTATGCAAGCTTCGCGGGGTCCCCTTTGGGGCCCGTAGGGGAGGTTAGCTCCCGCGTTTACGCTGTAAACAAATTACTGTTAgtgatttccattttgtctgcacacactctctgctgGCCAGGTTCGGGGTCCAAGCTAATGCCCTTGGGGGGGTGGGCGCCACGGATCTTGTCAGGGAGTGAACATATAGGTCACATataggttagtgaggtgacccgttcgggccacctcagcagggggactgttagatatttgagttctgcagcacgctcacaatacacagggtgcacaaacactcttagtttctttatctctacatactttgtggtaataatcacacacatagattaatcacatataaagtatcacacattgtaactgatacacgatgggaataagtcagggccctaacggcccatcccaggaggagggtgtaagcaccccctgggaggagggtgttttgacgcccactataaagatcactgccgtagaacatttgggactcttctacagagtcccccccccccccccccccccccgcgtctgtaggagagtccagcgctgtgtttccttaccagctttgtacttactgaaaacattctgtaaacttgattcgttttataatcctgactcattattgaataaacacctccaacacgagatataataaaagaaccggggaaaaaggagaaacctaacagcgacatgcggaggccacgtggaggctgtcttctccttgtgaagcactttgtggcttgttgtctgtgaaggtgatccatgaataatatataatatataaataacatttacttcctgactgaagctaaatgatgagctcaggtaacgaccagcaggtcgagcctcgacgtcaccaacagcagaacctgtcaggtaaagatggaccctgttcggatcatgggttctgttgtctcagctgaagaactcaaggtgggacttttattattccgcattgactctaccaggaacatgagcgcagtgaaagtggagcagaaagcggagcagcatccggatcaaacatcaacagcggctcacgtttctgtcggtccagaagttttcagcgtccagaactcagaacctgctgagacgctcaaacaaagactctgacgcagcttaaaataagatccattctactttcgcttttgattcacaacctgtgacagttctgccgagtaacaagtgacgtcatcgctcagactaaattctgattggctcagactaaattctgattggctcagacggacggggaagtccgctcctctcgggttttgtcctcacttcacccttgatggtcggactggaagctttaaagaatcttgtggctgttctgttgtttgagctgcagatgggacagttcacgatgaagacctcggttctggttctggttctggttctggttctggttctgggtacaggtgtacctggggcggtgggaggtgagtttctatcctgctgtctgggttgacggttctgttgttgtacttcctgacatgttaggagtctagaaatgtccaaacggtaccgacccgtcatcttaaagttcttcctgtaaagtccatttacttcaggtccaactgggacaggaggacagaggtagttcttccttctttgtcctctttaatttgatgggttcagaacctccggctcagacggacatcagacctgatgacggaggtgtgctggtgtcggtcggtggttctgctgaggtccaacaacaaaccggtttagagatggtttccaagctgcgtcttcatgatagagtttgtccaccagagagtggacagctttattctccagctgacaaatgtcctgatccgtttggatgggttctgacccgtgtcagcctcagaacccagcatggactggaccgcacggtttccacaccgaactatgagcaggggacggatttgttcagcattctggacgtgacacagaaacaggacgtccacgtcttcagacgacggcggaggttctgaggagaacaacaatggaagtgtcagaactcaaagagaacaaatcagagaaccttcctgttgatacctgaacagaaccaactgttagaaccaggacgagaaggaagagacgtcagctgatgatggagggaatgttggaacgtcagaggatcagaatccgctctgaatccaacggatattataactagtgttataactggtgttataactggtgttataactgctgtaataactgctgactggtgttataactgtgTCCTTCAAATagtaaatgtatcaatattaatgagaaatgttcatcacaaaatctgttgtgagtgaaacaggttttgggttctgcaggttctgcccatcaggacctgacggtgtttcgggaccgggtcacacctttatttgttgtggtgctgaaacccaaatctttagggtcaaaccgttttaattcacaaactctccgacatctggccttgaaaatgatgccagttatcagctgatggtggaaaatgaccagcgcgactttgtgaaaccatagaagaagaagttctgctgggtttcagcttcaggagcctcagagttcaaacctgtaatcagaaccagaagttgtcatcggtcacaggttcaggtgtgagtggagagcaggaagtgatgtcatcaggtggaaacaggttcaaccttcagatcgtgattctggtttttctttcagagactcactctttgaagtatttcgagacggcgtcttctggagtctcaaacttcccggagtttgtgtgtgttggtttgatcgatgacgtccagatgtttcactatgacagtaagaccaagagagcagaacccaaacaggactggatggacaaagtcacagcagaggatccagagtactggacccaACAGACGAGGATCGGTGTGGGGATCCAAGAACAGTACAAATTCGACATGGAAACTTTAaggaagcgcttcaaccaatcagaaggtttgtttgtgttaattaaatgttgtgttcatgctgtaggaagtaaacacacacacacacacacacacacacgcacacacacacacacacacacacacacacacacacctctgcaggaacccttttgcatcactgctgggtttctaaagctccgggacacagactggttctgctggttctgctggttctgctgggtccagtgaggaccaggtcgatgactggagtctgtctctctctcaggtgtccacattaTCCAGCGGCTgtctggctgtgagtgggacgatgagactggagaggtcactggttttgaGCAGcatggttataatggagaagacttcatcgtcctggacctgaagacggagacatggatcgctcccagtcctcaggctgtcatcaccaaacacagatgggatcatgatAGAGCTGAGATGGAATACAACAAGTATTACCTCACCCAggagtgtcctgagtgggggaggaagtatctggagtatgggaggagctctctgctgagaacaggtagaagcacatcacctggtggagtttcaaaccaacaaccttcatgttcctctgctgtttctgacccacacacagagacacactctgtcctttacctctctgtcctccttctctctccttcagtcttcttgttgtctttgtctcctcctccagatctcccctctctaacgtgtctttgtctcctcctccagagctcccctctctaacgtgtctttgtctcctcctccagagctcccctctctaacgtgtctttgtctcctcctccagagctcccctctctaacgtgtctttgtctcctcctccagagctcccctctataacgtgtctttgtctcctcctccagagctcccctctctaacgtgtctttgtctcctcctccagtgctcccctctctaacgtgtctttgtctcctccagagctcccctctctaacgtgtctttgtctcctcctccagatctcccctctctaacgtgtctttgtctcctcctccagagctcccctctctaacgtgtctttgtctcctcctccagagctcccctctctaacgtgtctttgtctcctcctccagagctcccctcagtgtttctcctccagaagactccttcctctcccgtcagctgcttcgctacaggtttctacccagacagagccgctctcttctggaggaaggatggggaggagcttcatgaggaggtggagcacggagagatcctccccaaccatgacggaaccttccagatgagtgtggacctggacctttcatcggcggcggctgaagactggaggaggtacgactgtgtgttccagctctccggtgtgaaggacgacttggtcaccagactggacaaaggaaagatctggaccaactggggtgagactgggatcagggggtgaaggtggggacacatttctgtctctctgatggtccagatcatgggtttgaagagttggacagaagttttgtttcttttattgtcgtttgctgttttctgtgtaactttagagttcagataatcaataaaccacctgggacccagacaacggtaccagaaccctaaccaggtacctgcacagaagacggaagcctttgaatcagtgatagttctgttggtggtggcggtccgatgtccaatgggctttcattcatgcaggacgatgtcagtaaagtcagttcatgtcctcagcggaggaggttctgattggacctggatctgttagcaggatgatccagaactgcggaggaggttctgattggacctggatctgttagcaggatgatccagaaccgtggaggaggttctgattggacctggatctgcttgttaacaggatgatccagaaccgcggaggaggttctgattggatctggatctgttagcaggatgatccagaactgcggaggaggttctgttggacctggatctgcttgttagcaggatgatccagaacccagtgaatgttgacgtgaagctaggagggtgggacacgggtccaacatgaagtccttcaGTACCGTGGGAAGACACGTTGATTCTAACGCTCCTTTGTGAAATCAGCGTTCTTCACCACGTTCCTTcgtttctccagaagctgggatgtaaaacgttccccatattcctgatgtggaccaggatgttatcagaaccttgtgtttctccatgaggacaggtccacagagctgtgggactgtccagcctcagcagagggacgcagcgttccagcgcttcggaggtttcggtctggagttggagaaaaagtattttggatccatttcatttttcagaagtttctagttttaaagtcaaacctctgtcagaacattagaacacactagaacattagaacattggacgagtctccctgagactggaaccaacatcaggacagaaagcagcacagaccgtcctcctgtggacaggtttcaattcaattcagttttatttatatagcgccagattacaacataaagtcatctcaaggcactttacaggattagcagggaaagacctgcagggaaacacagaacccaacttgacccacaagagcaacggaggcaaggaaaaacttccctttaacgggcagaaaccttggacagaacctaggctcatggtggacggccatctgtctggccggctgggttgagagagagagaaagagagagagagagagaatggcaggtcggagacgagtcaaggagatggatagggaagtgatagtgagacagagcaggagcagacaaaaactaaatgctaatgctagcgacgtggacatcagccctttggccacaggtccaggttctgcagcaccacggacagaaggactagcgacgtggacttcagtgttgagggacacaggtccaggttctgcagcaccacggacagaaggacctgaaagagagagagggacaaacagcgggagagagcgaacaagactacggggaatagagacatattgcacacatctatttataacataaataatcagataaagggggaggagctcagtgtgtcatgatgttaagccaccaatgctgcctaatgacagcagattgattatactgattactgcattgattagttataagctttgttaaaaaggaaagtctttaatctactcttgaacatagagatggtgtctgtctcacgaaccaaaacggggagccgattccacaataaaggagcttgataactgaaagctccgccccccagtctgctcttggaaatttttggaaccacgagcaggccagcattttgggaccgcagggttctagtggggcaatacgggataatcatctctgtaaggtaaggaggggcctggccagtgagggctttaaaagtaagtagaaggattttatattcaatccgttccctaacaggaagccaatgcagagacgccagaacaggggaaatgtgttctctcagtctggtccccgtcaaaacacgagctgctgcattctggattagctggagatgtttaatagacttttttgggcagccggacagtaaggagttgcagtagtccagtctggaagtcacaaaagcatggacaattttttctgcatcttttcgggttagtaggtgcctgacttttgaaatattccgaaggtgaaagaacgcagtccttgaaatatgctttatctgggactgaaatgacaggtcctgatcaaagattacacccagattcttggcagtggtgctgatggacactgagacgccatcgagttcaactacaacactagaacagacatttctgagatgctttggcccaagaaccagaacctcagttttatttagatttaataacaggaagttctcggtcatccaggagttaatgtccttaaggcacgtctgaagtctaaccaactgatcgactttgtctggctgaacggacaggtacaattgagtatcgtccgcatagcagtggaaatttatgctatgtttcttaataatgttacctaagggtagcatatacagcgtgaacagaataggtccaagcactgaaccctgtggaactccatatttaacttcagtgtacgtagaagattcatcatgaacacgtacaaactgaaatctatcagataaatatgatctaaaccagttcaatgcagatcctctaacaccaacagattgttccagcctctgtaacagaatctgatgatctattgtgtcaaaggctgcactaagatctaataaaataagcacggagacaagtccattatcagacgctattaaaggtcattggtgactttaactaatgctgtctctgtgctatgatgagctctgaaacacgactgaaaaacctcaaataactgattgtcttgtaagaattcacacagctgactggaaactgctttctctaaaagctttgacaggaatggaaggtttgaaattggccgatagttagccgagacatcaggatccaatgttggttttttgagaagcggtttaatgactgctgttttaaaagacttgggtacataggcTGTGAGTAGggataaattaattatatttagcaaagcaatactgattgaggggaagacttctttaagtagcttagttgggaccgggtctaagagacaagtgcacggtttagatgaggcaatagctgcactcatttgctgcaagttaatgggggtgaagctatccaagtaactatcaagagtaacagccgtatctctacttccattgccagggggggggtcaatgccacacgaaggcagacgctgatgaatgacgtccctgatcgattcgattttggtactgaagaagttcatgaaatcttcactactgagacctgtcgggacaaaagggtcaacagagctggagctttgtgtcagcctagctacggtgtcaaagagaaacctcggattagatttgttctcttctattagagatgagtaatatgctgctctagctttgtgttagcctagctacggtgtcaaagagaaacctcggattagatttgttctcttctattagagatgagtaatatgcacctcttgccttgcggagcgtcttcctgtacattttcaggctgtttttccagattaaacaagactcctccaatttagttgagcgccaccttctctccagtcttcgggatgtttgttttaacaatctaatttcagaattgaaccacggagctttccttcttggttttagttttttaattcttaagggggcgatggagtcaagcgtcgtgcgcatcaagtccccagcaccacctacaagatgatctatgtgggaggggctaaagttaccacacgactcctcagtaatgttaaggcttgataaagagtttaatgctgacgggatcacttctttgaatttagcaatagcaccatcagacagacatctagtcaaggcagttctgtttgatggaacgtagtccaataatacaaacgtaaaagtgatgaacttgtggtctgataaaaaagggttcagtggaaatacaattaattgatcgatatcaataccatacgtgagaaccagatccaaggtgtgattaaagctgtgggtgggttcgttcactatctgggagaagccaattgagtccagtaatgagaggaaggcagtagcaaggcagtcgtcactgacatctacatgaatgttaaaatctcccacaacaagtatctgttctgctttcagaactaagcttgttaaacattcagaacattctgacatg
This genomic window from Brachionichthys hirsutus isolate HB-005 unplaced genomic scaffold, CSIRO-AGI_Bhir_v1 contig_965, whole genome shotgun sequence contains:
- the LOC137916347 gene encoding major histocompatibility complex class I-related gene protein-like, whose amino-acid sequence is MKTSVLVLVLVLVLVLGTGVPGAVGETHSLKYFETASSGVSNFPEFVCVGLIDDVQMFHYDSKTKRAEPKQDWMDKVTAEDPEYWTQQTRIGVGIQEQYKFDMETLRKRFNQSEGVHIIQRLSGCEWDDETGEVTGFEQHGYNGEDFIVLDLKTETWIAPSPQAVITKHRWDHDRAEMEYNKYYLTQECPEWGRKYLEYGRSSLLRTELPSVFLLQKTPSSPVSCFATGFYPDRAALFWRKDGEELHEEVEHGEILPNHDGTFQMSVDLDLSSAAAEDWRRYDCVFQLSGVKDDLVTRLDKGKIWTNWEEPTNVNAIIIIVITAAVLLVLTAAVGFKLYR